In Mustela erminea isolate mMusErm1 chromosome 7, mMusErm1.Pri, whole genome shotgun sequence, the genomic stretch TAAtgttcctctctgctccccaacACATGGATTCCTGCTCCCTGCaatgaagaaaaattactaaCTAGAACAATTCTTTAACCACAGAGAGAGTACTTGGGAGTCTTACTTATGAAATTTTGAGTGGTAGGCCATGAGGTGGGTTGAATCTTTTAAATGTCCACTTTAGACAGATGGATAACATCTGGTAGCCAGTGTCAATGTTCAAAGGACACTTTGtgttctgaaaaagaaagcccaaatcTTAATGTGGCAGATTTGAAGAAGCTGGCTTAGAAGGTGATTATCAAATCAGTTGCTTAGCTTTTccacagaagagaaaggacataGCCCAGAATTATATCCCCAAGAATATTATTTGCTCTTAGAAGAAGGCGTGGTGATAAAGAAAGCTAAGTAGGCTGTTACCCCCTTTACCCCAGCCAGAATTCTGGGAAGTATATGCTTCCCTCCATTTGGAAAGTCATTAACTCCACAAAGCCCCAGTGTATTTCCCAGTTCTGGAGAAGTCAGGAATAGCTGTGGGATAGTCGAAAGGAAGTATTTTCAGATGGAAGTTCATTGAGATGGAGAAGGATATGACTTGAACTTTCTATGAAATGGCAGGATTAAACTAAATGTCGAATAATTTTTGAAGCTgagaaagattaattttttttttaagttttattgtcTCACAGTCTCCACAGCTTCTGATTTCCCCAAAAGCATCAATGTCAACAGATCCTTTACTTGCTTATGACATATACTCCAACCTTGCAGGGGCGTACTGAGACAATAGTAAGAAATCCTCAGTAGCCAGAGCTATATCCTGTTTTGGCCACAGGCCTAGGGTTTTTAAAGCATTGGTGAGTCCATAAACACATATTATTTACTGTACACAAGGTGCCATGCCAGGCGCGTCAGCTACACAAAGGATGACTTTAAAATGGAGTCTGGCCCCAGAAGCTGGGATATCTacattggaaaaggaaaaaaaaaatgatgtccaATGAGTCCTCCAGCTACTGTACCTTAGAGGCATTAAGCAGTAAGTGGGAAagttacttcattcattcatttgtggttGTTGCCACCATGGGCCAGAAGCTGTTCCAGGGCTAGGGGAGACTTCTCAGAGGAATTTCTCCTCGTAGGTAAGTTCGTGTAGGGGAGAGGACAGTTTCTTCTAGTTGGGAAGCTGGGATACAAGCAAGCAGCACAAGTAGCTGACAAAGAGGGAGCTCAGGAGAAAGCCTTTCTGGCTTGGCCAAAGGGTTTATTCATCTTCCTGGTAACGGGGAGAAGATGGGATTGATGCAGGAGAGAGAACATTGATGGAGTGATTTTGAGGATCAGTCTGGCCCCAGAGAACTTGGCTTGGGCGGATGAGGAAAGATAGAGGAAGCGGCAGACAAAGGCAGGGGAGGCCACGTGGGAGGTGTTTGGAAACGGCCAGACCTGAAGTCAGAGAGTGATAATGAGAAGAAAAGGGCATCAGAAACAAGGAAGCCGATAGTCAGGATGCCAAGAGTTAGAAATGGAGTTAAAACCACACTGCACAAATCCTCTTCTTCATCAGGGTGACTCTCATCTTAGGCCCCAAGACCGTCAGGGGGTGCTGGGTGTGGGTGACAGATGTTTTAGAGTGTATTTTCTCACCAGTGTCAGACAAAGGGTTAGAATGAATCTGAGTTTACCGCGTTCAGGTCTCCTCTAAGTGCCTCTAGTTCTATGTTGGATGACAGAGTCACAAGACCGGAGCTTTTCTGgctttggaaaacagaagaaagcacCAAGGTGCTTCAAGAAACGGTCCCTTTACTCGATGTGTGACTGGAGAATAAAGGGGGATCTCACAATGTGTTTTCAAAGTTCCTTGGTTCAGGTGTCTACAGTGGGGGTGCTCTGTTCTGGGCACACAGGTGGAGAGAATAGATGGGGTTTCCATTCTCGGGACCAGGGTCTGGTGAGTTCTCATAGCCACATTCAACCATATGTGATTGAAATGAGCGCCACAGAGGGAAAGTCAAAGGGGGTTATGGTAGAAGTGTATAAGGCAACTTCTTTAGATAGGCGGTAGTGGTCAGGGATGGCTTCTTGGGAAGTGATTTATGAAGTGAGGCCTTTAGGTTGTACAGAAGGTTAGGGGAACACATTCCAAGTGAAGGAGGGGAAGGGCTTATTCCTTGGGCCCTGAAACCAGGCCAGTGTTGGTGGGGCTCAATTGGGGGTCAAGGGATGGGTCCCCCCTTCTCCACTGCTGCCATCTGTGTAAGCCACtatcctctccctctacctggaCCAGCCTAGTGGACTCTTAACTGATCTCTCCTGGCTTCTACCTTATCttgtctccctttcttctctccaccgTCCCCTCCTCTGATCTGTTTTCCACACAGAACGATGGtgattctttataaaatgaacCTCTTGAGTCACTTCTCTATCCTCAGCTCACCACCAATCCAGAGTCCTTCCCGTGGCTGCCAAGGCTCAGCATTACCCAGCCCCGACACCCAAGCTCCTGGatctcctctctcccacctcctctcctaGCTCGGCTCTCTGTGCTCACCATGGCCTCACAGCAACGTCAGCCATGTTTGTCTCAGGGCAAATCcttgcccttctctctgcctgcaatCCTCTTCCGTCACGTTTGCTCAGTGAGGtgccttctcttaaaaaatagtaatttttagcctgcttcagttttcttcccAGCACTTTCACAACATGCCGTGTCAGTTTTTCCTGCCAGAATGAAAGCCGTAGGATGTCAAGGTGGCTGCGGTGTCCACTGATACATTCCTAGCACCTGGACTGGTACCTGGCGCATACTAGCTGCTTACTAAGTCCTTGTGAATGAGTGAGCAGACCACGATTCATGCAGGAGAAATAGGCTGGGTTAAGAGGACTGGGGTCTTGGGAGACTTGAAGGATTCTGCATTTTATTCGCAGGGCAGTACGGTGGTTTTTAGCATGCTAAGCATGGGGGTGACAAGATGAGTTAAATTTCAGAAGTGTAGGGCCCAGAAGAGCTGCTTAGTTCAGGAGTgaaaggtgagggagaagcagccagcCACCAGCACAGGCTCCTAGGAAGAGCAGCAGGTTGAGTGGAAGCGGCATTTGCTGAGAGGGGCAGTTTGGGGAGGGGACTTTGAAAATCCCAcaagagggccacctgggtggctcagtcagttaagcggctgcctttgcctcaggtcttgatgattccagggttctaggattgggTCCCCcagggggctccttgctcagcagggagcctgcttctccctgtccctctgcttgtgctctctctcaaatacataaataaaatattttttaaaaaagaaaagaaaatctcacaaGAGCTTGGTGGTGCTCATGTTTCATGTGGGATGCCTGGGATGTGAGCAGAGGGTACGCCAGTAGGGCTCAGATGTGCGGGACAGAAACGCTGCTGGAGGCCAGCTGTGCTGGTCCCCTGTGGGAGCTAGGCTGTTGGTCCCGTGTCAGGAGCTGAACACCGGGCAGTGCTGCATTTGTGCTGATGGAAGGCCGGTTACCTCAGAGCTTTTAAGCATTTCTCAGTTGCCGAGCAGCCATTTTCTTCCAGGAagagggtggggcaggagagggggtcCTTGGTTTTAGGGTCTTCTTGCAAATTACTTGGCTACTCCCTGGATATTGGCCTTGGGCAAGTGAAGCTTTGTGAGAGGTCCAGTctcctcctctttattttttttaatttttattttttttaaaatattttatttatttatttgacagacagagatcacaagtaggcagagaggcaggcagagagagagagaggggggaagcgggctccccgcagagcagagagcccgatgtgggactcgatcccaataccctgggatcatgacctggctaagtgggttaaagcctctgccttcggctcaggtcatggtctcagggtcctgggatcgaaccccgcattgggctctctgctcagcggggagcctgcttcctcctctctctctctgcctgcctctctgcctacttgtcatctgtctgtcaaataaataaataaaaatctttaaggaaaaaaaaaaagaaaagaaccatgaTAATCATCACTTCCCAAGTGGTTTGTGAAAATCTGATGAGATAATACAAGCCCTGGGTGGGGAGCATAACCCAGACCCattattgtgatttttatgaCACTCAGTAGCAGCCTCTCAGCTTCTCACCTCTGCCCCTCACATCACAGAGCATTCACCAATTCCTGTCTCCCTCTCAGGAGGTCAGGGCCTGAGGCTGTCTCACCTTACCTGGGTACCGCCCTTGAAtggctgtttctctcttttcaggATATCAACCAGAAACTCCAGGAGGACAACCAGGAGCTGAGGGACCTCTGCTGTTTCCTGGATGATGACCGGCAGAAAGGCAAGAGGGTGTCCCGGGAGTGGCAGAGACTGGGCCGCTACACGGCTGGGGTGATGCACAAGGAAGTGGCCTTATACCTGCAGAAGCTGAAGGAGCTGGAGGTGAAGCAGGAGGAGGTGGTGAAGGAGAATATGGAGCTCAAGGAGCTCTGCGTGCTGCTCGACGAGGAGAAGGGCGCCGGCTGCGCGGGCAGCCGCTGCTCCATCGACAGCCAGGCCAGCCTGTGCCAGCTCACCGCCTCCACCGCGCCCTACGTGCGGGACGTGGGCGACGGCAGCAGCACCTCCAGCACCGGCAGCACCGACAGCCCGGACCACCACAAGCACCACGCCAGCAGCGGCAGCCCGGAGCACCTGCAGAAGCCCCGGGGCGAGGGCAGCCCCGAGCGCGCCAAGCACCGCAGCACCAGCCCCGAGCATCTGCAGAAACCCCGAGCCGCCGGAACCCCGGATCACCCCAAAGCACTCAAAGGACCCAGTCCCGAGCACCACAAACCCATGTGCAAGGGCAGCCCTGAGCAGCAAAGGCCCCCGCACCCCGGGAGCAGCCCTGAAACGCTGCCCAAGCACGTGCTGAGCGGGAGCCCAGAACACTTTCAGAAGCACAGGCCCGGGGGCAGCCCGGAGCACGCGAGGCACAGCGGAGGGAGCCCCGAGCATCTGCAGAAACACGCCCTCGGCGGGAGCCTGGAGCATCTACCCAGAGCCAGGGGCACCAGCCCTGAGCACCTCAAACAACATTTTGGGGGGAGCCCCGATCACAAACACGTGGGCGGAGGAGGCGGAGGCAGCGGCGGAGGCAGCAGGGAGGGTACTCTCCGAAGACAGGCGCAGGAGGACGTGTCCCCCCATCACCGGAGTGTCTACAGTGGCATGAACGGTGGGTCAGTACGTGCTGGGGAACCGCTTTGGCTGGGGCGACTCATTAGAGAGTTAAGAGCCATGAAGGGCTTTCCAGACACGTTAGGAGTGCAGGCGCTGGAtggaggggtggctggggaggggaggtaaCAGGTGCTTCCGAGGCTCGAGGCTCCGAGTGTTTCCTTACCTCGATTTGTTTTGGATTGTACTGTTCTCAGCCGAGTTAGCCTGGCGAAGACGGTGGGTGAGGAGTTAGGGAAGGAGAGGAACGACAATTCCAAGGGACTCTGAGTGGTCAGAGTGAGATGTGTagagattgaagagaaaaagagaaccaagCTAAGGCTTTCCGGTCTTGAACTGGGGTATTTTCCTAGTGTGTGCCGTTTCCTACAGGGGTTCTCATCCAGTGGTTGACCCAAAGGTTTTTGAATCCATTTAACAGCTTAGTGtgtaaagaaatgaattttattatgAAGAACATTGGAAAAGAAATATGGTATCCCTCAGCAAGCTCGATGCCCCATTGCCTGAATGCCTGTAGCTATGCCTTACCTTACCTCAAGGATTTTATCCGTGTGTTGGGGCACTTCCCTTTGTAGGAGAAACATATCAAATGGTTTCCTTCCACACTCTTGCaaaacccaccaccctctcccagaTTCCCTGAAGCATACTTTGAACAGCATGTTTTTACACTGAGAGATAGCCTCCCAAATGTTTAAATGTTCCTCTTGAAAATGTACAGATGTATTTGGACGCTCCTTTGGTTTCCAAAGTGTAATCTCCACTGCATTTGGTGACACGGCCCTAAACCAGACCCTAAACCTTTCAGAAGGGGTTTACTTTCCTGTGTCTTGGTTCTAAAATCACTTTGAACtccagaaagggggaaaagaaataatttcttaagaCCAGCAAACAAAACCCCCTCCCAAGCCTTTCATGTTACTTAAGGTTGAGTTGGAACTAAaaggtttgtttttataaactgcGGGTTTTTTTCATCCAAGATACCTGAGGTTTTCTGCTTTATTTGAAAGCTGCTACGTAGTCCGTGCACAGTCAGCTCTGAGCAGTGGTGGGGGGTGGCCAATGTGAGCAGTGAGTAACGGGAAGGGGTACATTTTCAATACTATACCTGGGGATTTACCTGTTGGAGCCCATTTCATCCTAATCCTTTTCTCCTAGTGCTGAAAATTGACTCCTGAAGCTTGGCTTCTAATGCAGCCAATGCTCTTTTATGGGCAGATGGAATTGGAAAGATGGGGAAGACGGGATGCTGCAGCTTTCAGGGTTGGGCTGGAAAGCAGAAGGTGGGAGAAGCCAAGTGACCTGGGTGCAGAGGCCTCCTGCCTGGCTGATTGGGGTTTTTGCTATGTTAGCTacgccctccctccctctttcaagGACTGGCCAGAAGCTGCCCTGATTGCTGTGGGCAGTGGCAGTTGTGCAGTTCTCACAGGAGgtgaaagtcatttaaaaagatattttagtcGCATTGCCATGGATGAGGTGAGCCACTAGCCATGAATCGTGTTCTTCAGGGAGCAATGGGTTAACGGGAAAGTTCAAGTTAATgacttttccatttctccattaCTTTTTAATGAGCATGAGAAATACATATGTACACTGTTTAAGGGAAACATGGTCtctggaacaacaacaacaaaaaacttactTAGGGGCCAGGTAGTTCacttataaaacaatttttttctttcccaaagtgCTATTTTAAGTAAAGAACTCCTCTAGTTTAATCAAGACATGCtttaaagaacatgaaaagatttCAAGTGCAATTTTAAGAAACACCTTGCATGAAGTAAGGTATATTTCTAGATGAGGATGACATTACATCATGGCTTATTGTTGCCTGATTGCAGATAGACTTTGTGATCtggcaaatgatttttaaaatttagccattttatttagttaaaagTTTGGTGTGGCAGAGATGCATTCTTTAGAATGACACTGTatttagatgcttttttttttttacactgtatTTAATTCTTATGTTTACGGCAGATTTTCTCATAAGTAACAAATCTTCTGGCAGTTGCTATCCTTACCAAAGTATATTTCTAGTGCATAGgcattgcatttttatttcagtaattaattagaaaatgaagGGGCACAATGAAGTGTTTATGGATCATCAGCCTATAAATTTGGGCCTGTATGTATCCCAccattacaaattaatttttttttaaagattttatttatttgacacagagagagagatcacaattaggcagagagggagagggaagcaggcttcctgctgagcagagagcccgatgcggggctcgatcccaggaccctgagatcatgacctgagccgaaggcagaggcttaatccactgagccacccaggtgaccctacaaattaatttttgataTGGATGGTAAGACATGACTTGTCATATTTTTAATCCCCCCCACACTCTGGTTGAATCATTGGCCTAGCCTAGAAACAAGTAGGAACCGATACCAAGATAAATCCCAAATTGTAGATCTGCTGAGTCATGTATAGTCATAATCTATAGTTTGTGTGAGATAATGAGTGTTTTTAGATGAACACTTGGAGATTTttgagtgaaggaaaaaaatagggaaagCTGGTGGAAGTGTGTCTGCATTGTGGcagaatgaaactgaaaagaaacacaTATTGGCAGAATACGGTCTTGTAACATTCCCTCCaaaaagacacacatacacacagcaagGGAACATTAGTGAAAACAATTACTGCTTTAGTTGACTGTGCCTTGGACATCTTTAAATCTGCTACAAACTCCGTGCAGGAGGCAGTTGAAGAACTGGGTATCCAAGAGTTTCCTTTGGTTAAAACAGCTTAATTTCCAACTGGTTACAAGGGTGAATTTGgggatatttttcctttcttaaaaaaaagctaagaCTGTATAGCCATGTTTAAATTAGCAGCTGACT encodes the following:
- the CCDC85A gene encoding coiled-coil domain-containing protein 85A isoform X5; amino-acid sequence: MSKAAGGPAAAAAAESCPSASAGPSAAAAVEDLSKVSDEELLQWSKEELIRSLRRAEAEKVSAMLDHSNLIREVNRRLQLHLGEIRGLKDINQKLQEDNQELRDLCCFLDDDRQKGKRVSREWQRLGRYTAGVMHKEVALYLQKLKELEVKQEEVVKENMELKELCVLLDEEKGAGCAGSRCSIDSQASLCQLTASTAPYVRDVGDGSSTSSTGSTDSPDHHKHHASSGSPEHLQKPRGEGSPERAKHRSTSPEHLQKPRAAGTPDHPKALKGPSPEHHKPMCKGSPEQQRPPHPGSSPETLPKHVLSGSPEHFQKHRPGGSPEHARHSGGSPEHLQKHALGGSLEHLPRARGTSPEHLKQHFGGSPDHKHVGGGGGGSGGGSREGTLRRQAQEDVSPHHRSVYSGMNGGLCGGNLEMLQVPVLGLGNICLETSTKDRCERQSFKQEITTAREREKKRKVGFHKPGLIE
- the CCDC85A gene encoding coiled-coil domain-containing protein 85A isoform X6, translated to MSKAAGGPAAAAAAESCPSASAGPSAAAAVEDLSKVSDEELLQWSKEELIRSLRRAEAEKVSAMLDHSNLIREVNRRLQLHLGEIRGLKDINQKLQEDNQELRDLCCFLDDDRQKGKRVSREWQRLGRYTAGVMHKEVALYLQKLKELEVKQEEVVKENMELKELCVLLDEEKGAGCAGSRCSIDSQASLCQLTASTAPYVRDVGDGSSTSSTGSTDSPDHHKHHASSGSPEHLQKPRGEGSPERAKHRSTSPEHLQKPRAAGTPDHPKALKGPSPEHHKPMCKGSPEQQRPPHPGSSPETLPKHVLSGSPEHFQKHRPGGSPEHARHSGGSPEHLQKHALGGSLEHLPRARGTSPEHLKQHFGGSPDHKHVGGGGGGSGGGSREGTLRRQAQEDVSPHHRSVYSGMNESTLSYVRQLEARVRQLEEENRMLPQVVWRKLGDAAGSCPGIRQHLSGNQYKGPM
- the CCDC85A gene encoding coiled-coil domain-containing protein 85A isoform X7 — translated: MSKAAGGPAAAAAAESCPSASAGPSAAAAVEDLSKVSDEELLQWSKEELIRSLRRAEAEKVSAMLDHSNLIREVNRRLQLHLGEIRGLKDINQKLQEDNQELRDLCCFLDDDRQKGKRVSREWQRLGRYTAGVMHKEVALYLQKLKELEVKQEEVVKENMELKELCVLLDEEKGAGCAGSRCSIDSQASLCQLTASTAPYVRDVGDGSSTSSTGSTDSPDHHKHHASSGSPEHLQKPRGEGSPERAKHRSTSPEHLQKPRAAGTPDHPKALKGPSPEHHKPMCKGSPEQQRPPHPGSSPETLPKHVLSGSPEHFQKHRPGGSPEHARHSGGSPEHLQKHALGGSLEHLPRARGTSPEHLKQHFGGSPDHKHVGGGGGGSGGGSREGTLRRQAQEDVSPHHRSVYSGMNESTLSYVRQLEARVRQLEEENRMLPQI
- the CCDC85A gene encoding coiled-coil domain-containing protein 85A isoform X1; this encodes MSKAAGGPAAAAAAESCPSASAGPSAAAAVEDLSKVSDEELLQWSKEELIRSLRRAEAEKVSAMLDHSNLIREVNRRLQLHLGEIRGLKDINQKLQEDNQELRDLCCFLDDDRQKGKRVSREWQRLGRYTAGVMHKEVALYLQKLKELEVKQEEVVKENMELKELCVLLDEEKGAGCAGSRCSIDSQASLCQLTASTAPYVRDVGDGSSTSSTGSTDSPDHHKHHASSGSPEHLQKPRGEGSPERAKHRSTSPEHLQKPRAAGTPDHPKALKGPSPEHHKPMCKGSPEQQRPPHPGSSPETLPKHVLSGSPEHFQKHRPGGSPEHARHSGGSPEHLQKHALGGSLEHLPRARGTSPEHLKQHFGGSPDHKHVGGGGGGSGGGSREGTLRRQAQEDVSPHHRSVYSGMNESTLSYVRQLEARVRQLEEENRMLPQATQNRRQPPTRNSSNMEKGWGPRARRVLQWWQGCRGIGRCLPTLPGSFRLSSGADGSNSPPNSPASFSGHTTPSQQPEPVVHSLKVLDVQETIDRQQGKEYENDLSETEKAIVREMCNVVWRKLGDAAGSCPGIRQHLSGNQYKGPM
- the CCDC85A gene encoding coiled-coil domain-containing protein 85A isoform X2; protein product: MSKAAGGPAAAAAAESCPSASAGPSAAAAVEDLSKVSDEELLQWSKEELIRSLRRAEAEKVSAMLDHSNLIREVNRRLQLHLGEIRGLKDINQKLQEDNQELRDLCCFLDDDRQKGKRVSREWQRLGRYTAGVMHKEVALYLQKLKELEVKQEEVVKENMELKELCVLLDEEKGAGCAGSRCSIDSQASLCQLTASTAPYVRDVGDGSSTSSTGSTDSPDHHKHHASSGSPEHLQKPRGEGSPERAKHRSTSPEHLQKPRAAGTPDHPKALKGPSPEHHKPMCKGSPEQQRPPHPGSSPETLPKHVLSGSPEHFQKHRPGGSPEHARHSGGSPEHLQKHALGGSLEHLPRARGTSPEHLKQHFGGSPDHKHVGGGGGGSGGGSREGTLRRQAQEDVSPHHRSVYSGMNESTLSYVRQLEARVRQLEEENRMLPQATQNRRQPPTRNSSNMEKGWGPRARRVLQWWQGCRGIGRCLPTLPGSFRLSSGADGSNSPPNSPASFSGHTTPSQQPEPVVHSLKVVWRKLGDAAGSCPGIRQHLSGNQYKGPM
- the CCDC85A gene encoding coiled-coil domain-containing protein 85A isoform X3, which encodes MSKAAGGPAAAAAAESCPSASAGPSAAAAVEDLSKVSDEELLQWSKEELIRSLRRAEAEKVSAMLDHSNLIREVNRRLQLHLGEIRGLKDINQKLQEDNQELRDLCCFLDDDRQKGKRVSREWQRLGRYTAGVMHKEVALYLQKLKELEVKQEEVVKENMELKELCVLLDEEKGAGCAGSRCSIDSQASLCQLTASTAPYVRDVGDGSSTSSTGSTDSPDHHKHHASSGSPEHLQKPRGEGSPERAKHRSTSPEHLQKPRAAGTPDHPKALKGPSPEHHKPMCKGSPEQQRPPHPGSSPETLPKHVLSGSPEHFQKHRPGGSPEHARHSGGSPEHLQKHALGGSLEHLPRARGTSPEHLKQHFGGSPDHKHVGGGGGGSGGGSREGTLRRQAQEDVSPHHRSVYSGMNESTLSYVRQLEARVRQLEEENRMLPQGSFRLSSGADGSNSPPNSPASFSGHTTPSQQPEPVVHSLKVLDVQETIDRQQGKEYENDLSETEKAIVREMCNVVWRKLGDAAGSCPGIRQHLSGNQYKGPM
- the CCDC85A gene encoding coiled-coil domain-containing protein 85A isoform X4; the encoded protein is MSKAAGGPAAAAAAESCPSASAGPSAAAAVEDLSKVSDEELLQWSKEELIRSLRRAEAEKVSAMLDHSNLIREVNRRLQLHLGEIRGLKDINQKLQEDNQELRDLCCFLDDDRQKGKRVSREWQRLGRYTAGVMHKEVALYLQKLKELEVKQEEVVKENMELKELCVLLDEEKGAGCAGSRCSIDSQASLCQLTASTAPYVRDVGDGSSTSSTGSTDSPDHHKHHASSGSPEHLQKPRGEGSPERAKHRSTSPEHLQKPRAAGTPDHPKALKGPSPEHHKPMCKGSPEQQRPPHPGSSPETLPKHVLSGSPEHFQKHRPGGSPEHARHSGGSPEHLQKHALGGSLEHLPRARGTSPEHLKQHFGGSPDHKHVGGGGGGSGGGSREGTLRRQAQEDVSPHHRSVYSGMNESTLSYVRQLEARVRQLEEENRMLPQGSFRLSSGADGSNSPPNSPASFSGHTTPSQQPEPVVHSLKVVWRKLGDAAGSCPGIRQHLSGNQYKGPM
- the CCDC85A gene encoding coiled-coil domain-containing protein 85A isoform X8, with amino-acid sequence MSKAAGGPAAAAAAESCPSASAGPSAAAAVEDLSKVSDEELLQWSKEELIRSLRRAEAEKVSAMLDHSNLIREVNRRLQLHLGEIRGLKDINQKLQEDNQELRDLCCFLDDDRQKGKRVSREWQRLGRYTAGVMHKEVALYLQKLKELEVKQEEVVKENMELKELCVLLDEEKGAGCAGSRCSIDSQASLCQLTASTAPYVRDVGDGSSTSSTGSTDSPDHHKHHASSGSPEHLQKPRGEGSPERAKHRSTSPEHLQKPRAAGTPDHPKALKGPSPEHHKPMCKGSPEQQRPPHPGSSPETLPKHVLSGSPEHFQKHRPGGSPEHARHSGGSPEHLQKHALGGSLEHLPRARGTSPEHLKQHFGGSPDHKHVGGGGGGSGGGSREGTLRRQAQEDVSPHHRSVYSGMNGCVEETWRCCRFLSWD
- the CCDC85A gene encoding coiled-coil domain-containing protein 85A isoform X9; protein product: MSKAAGGPAAAAAAESCPSASAGPSAAAAVEDLSKVSDEELLQWSKEELIRSLRRAEAEKVSAMLDHSNLIREVNRRLQLHLGEIRGLKDINQKLQEDNQELRDLCCFLDDDRQKGKRVSREWQRLGRYTAGVMHKEVALYLQKLKELEVKQEEVVKENMELKELCVLLDEEKGAGCAGSRCSIDSQASLCQLTASTAPYVRDVGDGSSTSSTGSTDSPDHHKHHASSGSPEHLQKPRGEGSPERAKHRSTSPEHLQKPRAAGTPDHPKALKGPSPEHHKPMCKGSPEQQRPPHPGSSPETLPKHVLSGSPEHFQKHRPGGSPEHARHSGGSPEHLQKHALGGSLEHLPRARGTSPEHLKQHFGGSPDHKHVGGGGGGSGGGSREGTLRRQAQEDVSPHHRSVYSGMNGFF